The following are encoded together in the Populus trichocarpa isolate Nisqually-1 chromosome 5, P.trichocarpa_v4.1, whole genome shotgun sequence genome:
- the LOC127905334 gene encoding uncharacterized protein LOC127905334 encodes MLHVFCDRCIKAIDVGMRPNTYFDKASWKYLLTSFKEQTGHAFTKTQLKNKWDGCKKDWRIWTNLIFETGVGWSNELGTISASDEWWKAKIQFDRMFSNIVATGEYAWAPSSEVLCDDNVGVAEDQNANDERPDLKEGSGDSEEDGIPNFTEDVCNMSRSNLNDENPCSGLQASELVSR; translated from the exons ATGTTGCATGTCTTTTGTGATCGTTGCATCAAGGCCATCGACGTGGGAATGAGACCAAATACTTATTTCGACAAAGCTAGTTGGAAATATTTGTTGACATCTTTCAAAGAACAAACTGGTCATGCATTCACCAAGACACAACTGAAGAATAAATGGGATGGCTGCAAAAAGGATTGGAGGATATGGACGAACCTCATTTTTGAAACTGGTGTGGGATGGAGTAATGAATTAGGGACAATTTCTGCAAGTGATGAGTGGTGGAAAGCAAAAATTCAG TTTGACAGAATGTTCTCGAACATTGTTGCTACTGGAGAGTATGCATGGGCACCATCGTCTGAAGTCCTCTGTGATGACAATGTTGGTGTTGCTGAGGATCAAAATGCCAATGATGAACGACCTGATTTGAAAGAAGGAAGCGGTGATTCAGAAGAGGATGGAATTCCAAATTTCACCGAGGATGTTTGCAACATG TCTAGAAGCAATTTGAACGATGAAAATCCTTGTTCAGGACTTCAGGCATCAGAGCTGGTCAGTCGGTGA